From Carassius auratus strain Wakin chromosome 22, ASM336829v1, whole genome shotgun sequence, a single genomic window includes:
- the LOC113039823 gene encoding putative RNA-binding protein 15B: MKRQAERDASPSRTLAKRVRERDREREPNPPLALLLAETRAYHKRSRSREREKPRVRGERESLHHRAHHELGLLGRAPLRTTSVLPKGKTPSAETVGARLEYKTLLISNLGSQLSDEHVEDGLFHEFKKFGDVSVKLSHTPELGRIAYVNFRHTENAREARHAKNPLVLYDRPLKVEPMYMRRRSVTPPDVSYVSLHSAAYTYRQRSLSPGAGSSALRDMRPRHYVDGLGLSRDRVLDYYSALEERSRAYAYQLPEEDLKPEDDQRATRNLFIGNLDHNISEVELRQGFDKYGIIEEVVIKRPARGQGGAYAFLKFQNLDMAHRAKVAMQGRMINGNPIKIGYGKANPTTRLWVGGLGPSTSLAALAREFDRFGSIRTIDYVKGDNFAYIHYESLDAAQAACAQMRGFPLCGPNRRLRVDFAKAEETRAYPQQYQPPLLPPPHYELLADGYGRHHSLERELRARARSPSHPLFVERERDRLSDRDWSPPKGIERRANPEAFGRVRQRSRSRSRERWVKERELERGKNWEERRKRRSLSPIDCPAEERERSKLRSGVPSTPEDSPDRGRGRLPDSTSEPLDHTPDISRHISDERAVNDEPLHPRKEERHRKSESDPDSQTDKSKTDSKKPSTLSEYAQTLSRVWHGSLVLKNSCFPTNMHMLEGGVNFLHALMKDNQAGGSKITQLKIAQRLRLDQPKLDEVTRRIKLGSPDGYAVLLAVQGPMDRDAPPPEPGLQQRLLRNLVTYLRNKQAAGVIGLPLGGPKEREMGGMLYAFPPCDFSQQYLQTALKTIGKLEEDHLVIVVVRDSP, from the coding sequence ATGAAGCGGCAGGCCGAGCGCGACGCGAGTCCGTCCAGAACGCTCGCCAAACGCGTCCGCGAGCGCGACCGGGAGCGCGAACCGAACCCGCCGCTCGCGCTGCTGCTCGCCGAGACTCGAGCGTATCACAAACGCAGCCGCAGCCGAGAGCGGGAAAAACCGCGCGTCCGtggggagagagagagtctgCATCACCGCGCGCATCATGAACTGGGTCTGCTGGGTCGAGCCCCTCTCCGAACCACCTCAGTCCTGCCTAAAGGTAAGACCCCATCCGCGGAAACGGTGGGTGCGCGACTTGAATACAAGACACTACTTATCAGCAACCTTGGATCACAGCTTTCTGATGAACATGTAGAGGACGGACTGTTTCATGAGTTTAAAAAGTTCGGGGATGTGAGCGTCAAGCTGTCTCACACGCCTGAACTGGGTCGTATTGCCTACGTCAACTTCAGACACACGGAAAACGCGCGGGAAGCGCGTCATGCAAAAAACCCATTGGTGCTATATGATCGTCCACTCAAAGTTGAACCCATGTACATGCGACGTCGCagcgtcacgcctccagacgtgAGTTATGTGTCTCTGCACAGTGCTGCCTACACTTACAGGCAGCGGTCACTTTCACCTGGTGCTGGGAGTAGTGCCCTTAGAGATATGAGACCCAGGCATTACGTTGATGGTCTGGGACTCAGCAGGGACCGTGTTTTGGACTATTACAGTGCATTGGAGGAGAGAAGCCGTGCGTATGCGTATCAGCTTCCCGAGGAGGACTTAAAACCAGAGGACGATCAGAGAGCCACAAGGAACTTGTTCATTGGCAACTTGGATCATAACATTTCTGAGGTGGAACTGCGACAAGGATTTGACAAGTATGGAATTATCGAAGAGGTGGTTATCAAGCGGCCTGCCCGTGGACAAGGAGGTGCTTATGCTTTTCTTAAATTTCAAAATTTGGATATGGCTCACCGGGCCAAAGTGGCCATGCAGGGACGTATGATTAATGGCAACCCAATTAAAATCGGATACGGGAAGGCCAATCCGACGACTCGGCTATGGGTGGGCGGACTTGGCCCGAGCACCTCGCTGGCTGCTTTAGCCCGCGAGTTTGATCGCTTTGGAAGTATTCGCACCATAGACTATGTTAAAGGAGATAATTTTGCTTACATTCACTACGAGAGCCTGGATGCAGCCCAGGCTGCGTGTGCGCAAATGCGCGGCTTCCCTCTGTGTGGTCCGAATCGTCGGCTGCGTGTGGATTTTGCTAAAGCTGAGGAGACGAGGGCATACCCTCAACAATATCAGCCGCCTTTGCTCCCGCCTCCACATTACGAACTTCTAGCTGATGGTTACGGACGCCACCACAGCCTGGAGCGAGAACTGAGAGCGAGGGCTCGCTCACCCTCACACCCCCTCTTCGTGGAGCGAGAAAGAGATCGCCTTTCAGACCGAGACTGGAGTCCGCCGAAAGGAATTGAGCGGCGAGCGAACCCGGAGGCGTTTGGGCGGGTCAGGCAGCGCAGTCGTAGCCGCAGCAGGGAGCGCTGGGTAAAGGAGCGAGAGCTAGAACGCGGGAAAAACTGGGAGGAGCGGCGAAAGCGAAGGAGCCTCAGTCCCATCGACTGTCCTGCCGAGGAGCGCGAGAGGTCAAAGCTCAGAAGCGGAGTACCGTCTACTCCTGAAGACAGCCCGGATAGGGGTCGCGGCCGTCTTCCGGACTCCACCTCAGAACCTCTTGACCACACCCCTGACATCAGCAGACACATCAGTGATGAACGTGCTGTTAATGATGAACCTTTGCATCCGAGGAAGGAGGAGCGTCACCGCAAAAGCGAGAGCGACCCTGACTCACAGACGGACAAGTCCAAAACAGACTCCAAAAAGCCCAGCACGCTCTCTGAATATGCCCAGACGTTGAGTCGCGTGTGGCACGGTTCTCTCGTTCTTAAAAACAGCTGCTTCCCCACAAACATGCACATGCTTGAGGGGGGCGTGAACTTTCTCCACGCCCTCATGAAAGACAACCAAGCAGGTGGTTCCAAGATCACGCAGCTTAAAATCGCTCAGCGGCTGAGGCTGGATCAGCCCAAACTGGACGAGGTGACGAGACGCATCAAGCTAGGCAGCCCGGATGGCTACGCTGTCCTCCTCGCAGTTCAGGGGCCCATGGACCGCGACGCCCCTCCTCCAGAACCGGGCCTTCAACAGCGCCTTCTCCGCAACTTGGTGACGTACCTTAGGAACAAGCAGGCAGCAGGGGTCATCGGCTTGCCCCTCGGTGGCCCCAAAGAGCGAGAAATGGGCGGCATGTTGTACGCCTTTCCTCCATGTGACTTCTCGCAGCAGTATCTCCAGACTGCTCTGAAGACTATTGGGAAACTCGAGGAGGACCACCTGGTCATCGTGGTTGTTAGAGACTCACCTTAA